A stretch of Elgaria multicarinata webbii isolate HBS135686 ecotype San Diego chromosome 5, rElgMul1.1.pri, whole genome shotgun sequence DNA encodes these proteins:
- the LOC134399462 gene encoding P2Y purinoceptor 8-like gives MFNNQNKLDNATLDMLRNPAIQTILPIVYSLIALISIPGNIFSLWVLFLHIKPKTRSVIFMINLSITDLALACCFPFQIIYHLYGNHWFYGRHLCSFVTVMFYANMYCSIVTMTCISFERYLGVVYPMSSKKWSGKFCAIVGCFVMWFFVLLALVPLAKTDLTYEVKELNITTCFDVLKWNMLPNLTAWGFFLLMPFFFFFLIPFTVTVACYIKIIRKLIQASNRYGNGQKSRAVYLAILVLLVFIICFAPNNFILLVHIVSRLNGNEGYYHIYKLTLCLSCLNNCIDPFIYYFASKEFYQKFMMVVGRRASDSMETRRESVFSARTSARTMSSGQMEGPEALRPCLQRHESVF, from the coding sequence ATGTTTAATAACCAGAACAAGTTGGATAATGCAACTTTGGACATGCTCAGGAACCCAGCTATTCAGACCATTTTGCCAATTGTGTACTCTTTAATAGCTCTCATCAGCATTCCTGGAAATATTTTCTCCCTGTGGGTCCTCTTCCTTCACATCAAGCCCAAAACGAGATCAGTCATCTTCATGATCAACCTTAGCATTACAGATCTTGCACTGGCTTGCTGTTTTCCCTTCCAAATTATCTATCACCTTTATGGGAATCACTGGTTCTACGGCAGGCACCTGTGTAGCTTCGTCACAGTGATGTTTTATGCAAACATGTATTGCTCCATCGTTACAATGACCTGCATCAGTTTCGAGCGCTACTTGGGAGTGGTCTACCCAATGAGTTCCAAAAAATGGAGTGGAAAGTTTTGTGCCATTGTAGGCTGCTTTGTAATGTGGTTCTTTGTACTGTTGGCCCTGGTACCACTAGCAAAGACAGACCTGACTTACGAAGTGAAAGAACTGAATATTACAACTTGCTTTGATGTCCTTAAATGGAACATGCTTCCCAATCTTACTGCATGGGGATTTTTCCTGCTGATgccgtttttcttcttcttcttgatccCATTCACAGTGACGGTAGCCTGCTACATAAAGATCATCAGGAAGCTCATCCAGGCTTCCAACAGATACGGCAATGGGCAGAAGAGCCGGGCAGTCTACTTAGCTATCCTTGTCCTCTTGGTTTTCATCATTTGCTTTGCTCCCAACAACTTTATCCTGCTGGTGCACATCGTCAGCCGTCTTAATGGGAATGAGGGTTATTACCACATTTACAAACTCACCTTGTGTCTCAGTTGCCTCAACAACTGCATAGATCCTTTCATTTACTATTTCGCGTCGAAAGAGTTTTATCAGAAGTTCATGATGGTGGTAGGTCGGAGGGCAAGTGACAGTATGGAGACCAGAAGGGAAAGTGTGTTCTCTGCAAGGACATCAGCAAGAACAATGTCTAGTGGACAAATGGAAGGGCCCGAGGCACTTAGACCCTGTTTGCAAAGACATGAAAGTGTTTTTTAA